The Pectobacterium wasabiae CFBP 3304 DNA segment CTAATCCCACAATATTCGCCGCCAGAATAATCACCACGCAGCCCAGAACCAGCATGCGCACGGGCTTCTGCCCCACGGCTTTCCACTCTTTAAATAGCAAGCCGACGATACCACCGCACAGCACGTAGAAGCTCATGTGTAGCATCCAACTGATATAGGTGTAGTCTGCCGGGATGTTGGCGTGCCCCCAGGCATAGAAGAAAAACTGCAAATACCACATGACGCCACCCAGAATGGCGAAGAGCGCATTGGCGATCAGCAACGGTTTAGCCTGCGCCAGATCGGCTTTCAATGAGATTCCCTTGCACGTAGCCAAACGGATGAAACAGAAACCCAGATTGACGATGGCACCGCCCCCCATAATTACCACATAGCTGGGGAGGGCGACATACAGTGCGTTGATCCCCAGCGCCTGTGCCGCGGTATGCATCGGCTTGGCGGCATCCATCGCAAAGGACATGCCAGCGGAGAAGATCCCGCACAGGACAGCCAGAATCAGCCCTTTTTTCAGGTTGAATTCTTCGGCGCGAATACCAAGTGCACGTTCTTTCAACAAGCCCGCGTAGCTGACAATTGCGACGCCGATGACCGCAACCAGCACGCCCAGTAGCGTCATTTGGCCACCTGCTGAGCCAAACAGAACCGAGAATTTACCTTGCAGGACGGGCGTCATCAGCGTGCCGATAATCAGTGTCACGCCAATAGCGATACCGATGCCCATCGACATGCCAAGATAGCGCATCGTCAGCCCGTAGTTGATATTGCCGATCCCCCACATGGCACCGAAGAGGAAGATCGGTAACAGGGTGGCGATATCGAACGAACCGTAATAACGCCAAAAATCAGGCAGTAGCCACCAACTGATGCTCCAGGGCAGGATAATCCACGAGAAAAATCCGCCGAGTGACCACATGGTTTCCCACGACCAATTTTTGACCTGCTTAAACGGTGCATAGAAGCAGGCCGCACTGGCCGCGCCGATGAAGTGCCAG contains these protein-coding regions:
- the rhaT gene encoding L-rhamnose/proton symporter RhaT, with amino-acid sequence MSNPILLGIFWHFIGAASAACFYAPFKQVKNWSWETMWSLGGFFSWIILPWSISWWLLPDFWRYYGSFDIATLLPIFLFGAMWGIGNINYGLTMRYLGMSMGIGIAIGVTLIIGTLMTPVLQGKFSVLFGSAGGQMTLLGVLVAVIGVAIVSYAGLLKERALGIRAEEFNLKKGLILAVLCGIFSAGMSFAMDAAKPMHTAAQALGINALYVALPSYVVIMGGGAIVNLGFCFIRLATCKGISLKADLAQAKPLLIANALFAILGGVMWYLQFFFYAWGHANIPADYTYISWMLHMSFYVLCGGIVGLLFKEWKAVGQKPVRMLVLGCVVIILAANIVGLGMAV